The DNA window TCTTGGTACTCACTACATATCTGTATTAGTCAAGTTTACCTTGGTGCGGATTTTACTTTGACAAATAGTAGCATGCCATACACACTGTTCCACcccgtgttttgttttttgtttttttcacgtAATACGTCTCGAAGATGGCTTCACGTGAGAACATAAAGAGCTTCCTTACTCTTGTTTTGCCACTGTATAGAATGCATCACACGGGTGTGCAGTATTTACACTCGGACTCAATTTAGCCAGTCCCCTTtggatggacacctaggttgtttccaccctTTTATATTGTTGCAAACAATGCTGTATGAATAACCTTGTACACAGGCTGAGAGTACAGTCACTTAGACAGAGGTGGATGGGAAGTCAGAAGGGGCTCTAGAGGGCAAAGGAGCCTCAGGGAGGGGCCTGATTACCTAGTCCCAGCCCGGCCTATCCCTTCGTCCCCTGGCTCTGTGCCAGCCtggcctcctcctgcctcctcctctccatcctgaGCTCCTGGTATCTCCAGACAGGAAGGGACAGCCTTCGATTCCCTGCAGACCTGGGCTCTGGCTTCCACTGAATGCCAGATGAGGGTGCCTTGGAGAGGAGGATCTTAGGGGCTTGGGGCCTGGGGCTGGTACTATCTCTGGGCTGGAGCCACTGATGGTACATGCTCAGTACACCCTGAGGGCTCTGGTAGGGGATGAAGACCCGGGGGCCAGGGACTTCCTGGGGGAGTTGGGgtactgggggagggggcggggcagtgCCTAGCAGCTCTGGCACAGACTTGCTTCGGGTGCCCAGTGCAGGTGGGTGGTCAGGGCACAGGGTGTGGCAGGCAGTGGTGAGGAAAGGACTCGCCAGGCTGGTCGTGACGGTCACAAGGTGGTCCAGGACACCCCCCTCCTGAGGAGACTGCACGAAGGGGAGGCTCAAGGTGGCCTGAAGTCGTTCTAGGAAAGACGGGGCGGCCTGAGCCTGGGCCTGTGCCACAAGCCCGGGCAAGGCTGGCCACTCAGGCTGGTAATGATGGCTGAGCTGCTCCACTTGGGGCCGCCGCAGCAGCTGCTGGATCCTTTGCACCGTGTCGAAGCTGTCGGTCAGAAATGCCCACTCCAGGGCTGTCTTGCCCCTGACAGGATCCACTGCAGTCAGGTCGGCACCTGGGGACAGGTATGGGGTGACATGCGGTAGGACAGGGATTGGTGACTTGCAGAAGGGCAGATTCTTTAGCAGCAGGACTGACTGGGGTTACATGCAAAGCCACAGAGTCCCATCCTGTTGCAGCTGGAAGCTGGGGCCCCTCTGCGGCTACAGACCAGAGACAGTACCAGTCCCAGATGCCAACTTCCGGTTTAGGATTGATAGAGAAATTGGAGTCCAGCGAGGGGAAAAGACTTCACAGAGAcctactgtgtgtgtgttgggggggggccTATCTCCAAAGCTGGAGAAGAATAGAGACCTCCTGAGCCAATAGAGACCTCCAAGGCACTGACCAGAGGGGTGGTGTGACGTTTGCCCAGGATGGGTGGGGAGCGAGCTGTGCCCTCTGGAGCAGGTGGAGCGGGGATTCTCATGGTTCCCACTCCTGGTTCTTCTCTGCACCACCACACACCCCTAATCCTGGGCACGAGGGGAGTGGCAGTCACTCTGAGACAAAGGAGGGGGTGTAGAGCTTCCTCCCTTCTCACCCCAAACCCAGTGTGACGGGATGGGAAAGGGAAAAGCTGGAGGCTGGGGTCCCCCAGAGTGAACAACAGAGGGCAGCCCCACCTCAGGGAGTAACGAGGGCCCGAGACTCCACAGACAGTGTGGACCTCACCCCAGAACGACTCTACACGGCCACACGTCTCAACTACCCGTCACTGCATTCCTGGAACCCTGGCTCGTCAGAGCTGGAAATCAGCCCAGAGAAAGCCATCACTCTCATCTTACActggtgaggcccagagagggaagctgTTTGCCCACGGTCACTCagctggtggcagagctgggatgagaACTTAGGAATCTGGTTCCAGTTACCAGCCTTCTTTGTATTAGGTTCTCCACCTGGTCTAGGTTATCCTCCCAAGCTTTCTTTTCTGGGACCGCCATTCGCAATGCAAATAGAGCTATCAATAGCTGGACTTTGTTGCTTGTGAGAAGCCCCAGCAcactctcctcctccaggaagtcagCCTGGATTGATCTTCCATCTCCACCTCTCTCCTCATTGCAACTATGACAGCTGATTTAGTGTCTGGTGGGGAGGCGTGGGGGAGGGACTGGAGACCACACATCCTGGTTCAGGCCCCATGCACCTGCCATGAGGAGGGCAGCCACGCATTCGGAGCGGTCCCGCATGGCGGCCTTCATCAGCGCAGTTAGCCCCCGCTGGTCCCGGCGCTCCAGGTCAAGGCCAGCATAGTAGTTGATCAGGAGACTCACCAGAGGCACATGGCCTGCAGGGCACCAAGGGCAGAGCTTAGCTACCCAAGAAAGGGATGACAAAGCCCCAAACCCACCCTCCACCCAACAAGGCAGCATCTGGGGTGGGAGAACGTCGGTGCAAAGAGTGTGGGACTGTGGCCGGGTctggagggggtggagggtgaCGGGGTTTGGTAAAGGGTGGGGTTAGCAGCCTCTCACCTGCTTGGGCAGCCAGCATGAGGGCTGTGTCTCCTTCTTTGTCCTGCTGGTTCACATCCAGGAAAGGACAGCGGCTGAGCAGGGCCACAACACTTTGGAAGCCGTGGTAGCATGCGACCATGAGGCCTGTCTGGGGGAGGGACAGCTCAGCCCCGGTGCTTTCCTCCATGAGCTCCTTGGGGGGGGCCCTGTGCCTTCTACCCCACAACTGTCCCAGAGATGTTCCAGCCCCTGTGAAGACCCACTCTCACCCACTCCCTTCCTCCTGAGGACCCAGTCTGTGGCTGTTGATCCTGAGACTCTCTAAGGATGAGTGTGGCGTGGTGAGGACACAGAGCGCCCCCTGCTGCCCTGTGAAGCACCCAGGGTAGCTCACCCTCCCATTGCTGTCCACCTGGGTGGCCTCTTCTGGGGAGACCCCATCATCCAGCATGGCTTGGAGCTGGGCAGTGTCATTGTGGAAACAGGCCCAGTACAGGGCGCCCAGCACGCAGCTTGGGGTAAAGGTCTCGTGGTCGGGGCAGGACAGGGTCTCAGCGACGTCCAGCCCTcccttctgcagtgtcagttcctCCTCTTCCATCCTGGGGGCAAGAAGGCGAGTCTCCCCTCCTCACGCAGTTGGCATCTATAACACAGAATGAAGGGAACAGTCTCCCTGGATTCCAGGAGGGGTCCCAGCAGCTGGCCCTGGGGAGAGCTTTTTCCCGCTGGAGTCTCCCGTCCCATCCACCTTGGAGAGAGGACAAGCCCCTGGCAGGGAGGCCGAAGGGCAAGAGCCCTAAGAGGGCCGAAGTCGTTCACTGCAAGTGAGGGTCCTAGCGAGAGTCAAGGAAGAGAGGCGGTCTTCTCTTTCCCATGGGACCTTACCTGGGGTTTGGAGGGTCCCTAGGAGGCAGTCATTGCTGGGGCCCAGCCTGGAGCCCACAGCAACCCCCCAGACTCCTGGGAGCACACACACCGGGTCTCTGGTGTGTCTCGAGGTGGACTAACAGCCCCAGGAAGCAACGCAGGTAACAGATGGCGCGACTTAACAGAAAAAGCTGCCTCAGACACCTCGGGGCTGAGCCGGATCAAGCCGGGTTCGTTAGGGATGGGGGGTGAGGGCGGGTGCGGGCGGGGACGCTGCTCTCCTCTCCAAGCCGACCACCACCCGCCCCAAGAGCCtggccggggtgggcggggcccgAGTCAGGGCGGCTCCTCCCCCGCGGAGGCGGCTCTGGGAGTAAGACCCGCCTCTCTGCCGACGCGCTCACCTTCGGCGTTCTGGGGAGACTAGCTGCCGTAGAACCAGACCCTTCGACGACGGAAGCGTTGCCAGGTTTCCGAGCTCGGCCCCCAAAGCTGAAATCCCTTCCTCCTTGGTGGAGCAGGGCttggtgagggggtgggggtggggtgggagagagtgCAGGTGAAGACATCTCACTAAATAGGGGCTGGGACGGAGGTGGGGTGCCAGGGGTCACCTGAATCTATTTTTTGAGGTTCTGGGAAAATTAAAGTATAAAGAATTGCTTAATTAGGGGTACAAAAATCATGATATATTAAGTTTAATGGATTAATCTGGTGTGgtaaattaaatatga is part of the Phocoena sinus isolate mPhoSin1 chromosome 10, mPhoSin1.pri, whole genome shotgun sequence genome and encodes:
- the ANKRD33 gene encoding photoreceptor ankyrin repeat protein, with amino-acid sequence MVACYHGFQSVVALLSRCPFLDVNQQDKEGDTALMLAAQAGHVPLVSLLINYYAGLDLERRDQRGLTALMKAAMRDRSECVAALLMAGADLTAVDPVRGKTALEWAFLTDSFDTVQRIQQLLRRPQVEQLSHHYQPEWPALPGLVAQAQAQAAPSFLERLQATLSLPFVQSPQEGGVLDHLVTVTTSLASPFLTTACHTLCPDHPPALGTRSKSVPELLVEARAQVCRESKAVPSCLEIPGAQDGEEEAGGGQAGTEPGDEGIGRAGTR